The following proteins are encoded in a genomic region of Saccharopolyspora antimicrobica:
- a CDS encoding MBL fold metallo-hydrolase, whose translation MRMRRLGWAGLEIESHGRRLVIDYARDLTPLFPQWKPGTALAPPSGTVTAALVTHLHRDHTDAAALADVLAPGAPVLRPAPGHGDEVDNVTTLPAERELALHRLATEVVDAWSTREIGPFRITAVPAVDGLGDPQLNWVVQAGGQRVFHGGDTMFHGYWWRIARRFSPFDAVFLPANGAVVDAPHLQPPSPLPAALDPHQAAAAAQILNARYAVPMHYETEQPDKDTGYVEVTDPEEEFRTHAGERARVLAVGEWLDLSA comes from the coding sequence ATGCGAATGCGACGACTGGGCTGGGCCGGACTGGAGATCGAATCACACGGCCGGCGGCTGGTGATCGACTACGCACGGGACCTCACACCGCTGTTCCCGCAGTGGAAGCCCGGCACGGCGCTGGCACCGCCGAGCGGGACCGTCACCGCCGCACTGGTCACCCACCTGCACCGGGACCACACCGACGCAGCCGCCCTCGCCGACGTGCTGGCACCGGGGGCACCGGTGCTGCGACCAGCACCCGGCCACGGCGATGAGGTGGACAACGTGACGACACTGCCCGCCGAGCGCGAGCTGGCCCTGCACCGGCTGGCCACCGAGGTCGTCGACGCCTGGTCCACCCGCGAGATCGGGCCGTTCCGCATCACCGCGGTGCCCGCCGTCGACGGGCTGGGCGACCCGCAGCTGAACTGGGTGGTGCAGGCCGGCGGGCAGCGGGTCTTCCACGGCGGCGACACGATGTTCCACGGCTACTGGTGGCGCATCGCGCGCCGGTTCAGCCCGTTCGACGCGGTGTTCCTGCCCGCCAACGGCGCGGTGGTCGACGCGCCGCACCTGCAGCCGCCGAGCCCGCTGCCCGCCGCGCTGGACCCGCACCAGGCCGCCGCGGCCGCGCAGATCCTCAACGCCCGGTACGCGGTGCCGATGCACTACGAGACCGAGCAACCGGACAAGGACACCGGCTACGTCGAGGTCACCGACCCGGAGGAGGAATTCCGCACCCACGCCGGAGAGCGCGCCCGCGTGCTGGCCGTCGGGGAATGGCTCGACCTGTCCGCATGA
- a CDS encoding dihydrofolate reductase — translation MIGLVWAQSADGVIGRDGTMPWHLPEDLKHFRSVTSGATVLMGRRTWESLPPRFRPLPGRRNLVLSRTPQDGAETFTDLSRALAAASGDVWVMGGAAVYRAALPIADRIVVTEIRERFEGDTYAPEVGREPDSVGPWQQSQTGLHYRFLTWG, via the coding sequence GTGATCGGCCTCGTCTGGGCGCAGTCGGCCGACGGGGTCATCGGCCGCGACGGCACGATGCCCTGGCACCTGCCCGAAGATCTCAAGCACTTCCGGTCGGTGACCTCCGGGGCGACGGTGCTCATGGGCCGCCGCACGTGGGAATCGCTGCCGCCGCGGTTCCGGCCGCTGCCGGGCAGGCGCAACCTCGTGCTCTCCCGCACCCCGCAGGACGGCGCGGAGACCTTCACCGACCTCTCCCGGGCGCTGGCCGCGGCCAGCGGTGATGTGTGGGTGATGGGCGGCGCGGCGGTCTACCGGGCGGCACTGCCCATCGCCGACCGCATCGTGGTCACCGAGATCCGCGAACGCTTCGAAGGTGACACCTACGCCCCGGAGGTCGGCCGCGAACCGGACTCGGTCGGGCCCTGGCAGCAGTCGCAGACCGGTCTGCACTACCGCTTCCTGACCTGGGGCTGA